AATCTTTTTTAAACTAATTCCTGTCCATTTTATTAATTCTCTTGCTGTCGCTTCTGAGATTGCAATAACTTTGCTAAATGAGTTATAAATAAATCTATCTAAATATTTATATACCTTTTTCTCTCTTCTTCTATTATGAGTACTGTGTTCAGTTGTTACATAGATAATACTTCTATTAAAATATCTCGCAAAACTTGTCCAAATTTGTGAGTGTACTAAATGAGCATGAACAATATCTATTTTTTGACTCTTCAATAACTTCGTTATTTCAAAAATATTTTTAAAACTCATTCTATTATTTATCTTAGTTCTATGAACTTTTATACCTCTCTTTTCATACTCTTCTAAAAATTTCTCTCCATTAGTATCCAAAACTAACAGCTCTACATCTGCTCCTTGTCTTTTTTGAGCAGGAATCAAATCTAGCAATAACTTCTCTGCGCCACCTAATTCCAAAGATGTTATTATATGAAGTATTTTCATTTATTTCTCCTATCTTTTTTTCTTTCATAGCAAATCGACTGAAGTAACCTAATCAAAAATTTTATTTTATTTTTTAATGGTATATTTGTTTTTATCATATAGCTATAGTAAAGTTTCATTCCTTTTGGATTATTTTTTATAATTTCAGAAAATTTTCGTGTATATCCATCTTCTAAATATTGATAATAATATATTCCTTTATCTATATATCTAAACATATAGTTTTCTCCTATTTGATTCCATATATAACCTTCGGGAACAAATTTTTCTCCTTCGATTTCTGGAAAAGGATACTCTCTCATTATTGATGTTCTTATGATTTCAGCTTTATCTCCCAAAATTTTCTTTTTATAAAAAATATTAATTGGTGTACTATCTATCTGATCTTCACCAAAACTTTCTTTTTCCTTCACAGGAGAACCATTATCTAATATTTCAACTTTTCTAAAAACTAATCCAGCATAATCTAAAGGTAACGTTACAATCTCTTCTTGGATTATCTCAACTGCTTTTTCATTTAAATAATCATCACTGTCTACAATGAAAAAAAACTCTTTTGTGGCTAAAAGCGCTCCTATATTTATAGCTCTCATTTTTCCACCATTTTCAACTTTTTTATAAACAATCGAAAATTCATCTTCTTTTATAAAGCTCTCTATTAAATTTTTCGTATTATCAGTTGATCCATCATCAACAATAATCCATTCAAAATTCTTTAGTGTTTGATTCTTTAAACTTTTATACAACCTCTCTAAGGTACTTTCCCTATTATAAGTAGGTGTAAATATGGTTAACATCTTTCTCTTACCTTCCTTTTCCAAATACAACGGTTTTAAGCGTTTTAAATAATATAATTATATCCAAATACAGGCTATAACACTTTATATAGTATAAA
This genomic stretch from Cetobacterium sp. ZOR0034 harbors:
- a CDS encoding glycosyltransferase family A protein; translated protein: MLTIFTPTYNRESTLERLYKSLKNQTLKNFEWIIVDDGSTDNTKNLIESFIKEDEFSIVYKKVENGGKMRAINIGALLATKEFFFIVDSDDYLNEKAVEIIQEEIVTLPLDYAGLVFRKVEILDNGSPVKEKESFGEDQIDSTPINIFYKKKILGDKAEIIRTSIMREYPFPEIEGEKFVPEGYIWNQIGENYMFRYIDKGIYYYQYLEDGYTRKFSEIIKNNPKGMKLYYSYMIKTNIPLKNKIKFLIRLLQSICYERKKDRRNK